Proteins found in one Anopheles aquasalis chromosome 3, idAnoAquaMG_Q_19, whole genome shotgun sequence genomic segment:
- the LOC126577800 gene encoding chymotrypsin BI-like, with the protein MQLFAGLILLIAVIGATASENGQSPNPRIVNGINAQPTPYNAYILYLTTINGVQSGFFGGGSLISDRHVLTAAQNIQGFSMWEIGLGSTVFGQLIKQVSSQAISHPSFNSQNRANDIGIVILPSPVIFSAAIAPIALPQVNRQMPMENEEGMVVGFGFTSSSDQGQAAFLKTAYQRVIGDNRCSGTYQIQLPNHFCAEDTTHRGNVCNGDLGAGFTIQDRRIETLAGVASLITASCDSLTPTGYTRVSVYRQWIRDTTGV; encoded by the exons ATGCAACTTTTTGCTGGATTAATTCTGCTGATAGCGGTGATTGGTGCAACTGCATCCGAG aatgGACAAAGCCCAAATCCCAGAATAGTCAATGGAATCAATGCGCAACCAACTCCGTACAATGCATACATCCTGTATCTGACCACCATCAATGGGGTCCAATCTGGGttcttcggtggtggttctttAATCTCCGACCGCCACGTACTTACCGCGGCACAAAATATTCAAGGATTCTCCATGTGGGAAATCGGACTTGGTAGTACCGTGTTTGGGCAGCTAATCAAGCAGGTGTCCTCGCAGGCGATCTCCCATCCATCCTTCAACAGCCAGAACCGTGCCAACGACATCGGTATTGTAATTCTGCCCTCTCCGGTTATTTTCTCGGCAGCGATTGCACCGATCGCACTGCCACAGGTGAACCGCCAGATGCCGATGGAAAATGAGGAAGGCATGGTAGTTGGTTTCGGCTTTACTTCCTCGAGCG ACCAAGGTCAAGCCGCTTTCCTGAAAACGGCCTACCAACGGGTGATCGGCGACAACAGATGCAGTGGCACGTACCAAATTCAACTACCGAACCACTTCTGTGCAGAGGATACGACTCACCGTGGAAACGTGTGTAACGGTGACCTTGGTGCTGGTTTCACTATCCAGGACCGTCGAATTGAAACATTGGCTGGTGTTGCCTCGTTGATTACTGCTTCTTGTGATTCTTTAACCCCAACTGGATACACTCGAGTTTCCGTTTATCGTCAATGGATTCGGGACACCACGGGAGTGTAA